The Rhizobium etli 8C-3 genome has a segment encoding these proteins:
- a CDS encoding LacI family DNA-binding transcriptional regulator — translation MPNFRKPPTMADVARMAGVSPMTVSRAFKRDTSVSQETREAVRRATEELGYVFDSTASNLRSQRTDFVAVTIPSINNANFADTVRALSDGLSDKGLQVLLGYTNYDVREEERLIEQLLRRKPEAIVVTGGKHTSRARKLLSNAGIPVIETWDLPEDPIGYVVGFSNALAVREMIDHFVDVGYRKVAFIGGDADRDTRGSDRRAGFLSAMKDHGLDATRLIAAGPPPISMREGANAMGRLLEHFPDTEAVICVSDLSAFGALTECQRRGIAVPDQIAIGGFGDYEIGAICVPSLTTINAFAAEIGAKTARLILDVMDGSLSDSVITIRPDLILRQTSR, via the coding sequence ATGCCCAATTTTCGTAAACCACCGACCATGGCGGACGTCGCCCGCATGGCAGGCGTCTCGCCGATGACGGTGTCGCGCGCTTTCAAGCGCGACACCTCCGTCAGCCAGGAGACACGCGAGGCTGTCAGACGCGCAACCGAGGAACTGGGTTATGTCTTCGACAGCACGGCTTCCAATCTGCGATCACAGCGCACAGACTTCGTGGCCGTTACAATTCCCTCGATCAACAATGCCAATTTTGCCGATACGGTGCGAGCGCTGTCGGACGGCTTGTCGGATAAGGGCCTGCAAGTCCTGCTCGGCTACACGAACTACGATGTTCGCGAAGAAGAGCGCCTGATCGAACAGCTCTTGCGGCGCAAGCCCGAAGCAATCGTGGTCACGGGCGGCAAACATACATCGCGAGCGCGCAAACTCCTGTCGAATGCAGGCATCCCCGTCATTGAAACCTGGGATCTTCCAGAAGACCCGATAGGATACGTGGTCGGGTTCTCCAACGCATTGGCGGTGCGCGAGATGATCGATCATTTTGTCGATGTCGGCTATAGAAAGGTCGCCTTCATTGGTGGTGATGCTGATCGCGACACGCGCGGCAGCGATCGGCGAGCCGGCTTCTTAAGCGCGATGAAGGATCACGGGTTGGATGCGACGCGCCTGATTGCTGCCGGACCGCCGCCGATTTCAATGCGCGAGGGCGCGAATGCGATGGGCCGCTTGCTGGAGCATTTCCCGGATACCGAAGCGGTCATCTGCGTTTCCGATCTTTCTGCCTTCGGGGCGCTAACCGAATGTCAACGCCGCGGCATTGCTGTGCCGGACCAGATCGCCATCGGCGGCTTCGGCGACTACGAGATCGGCGCAATTTGCGTTCCCAGTCTGACAACGATCAACGCCTTTGCAGCCGAGATCGGAGCAAAAACGGCACGGCTCATTCTCGACGTCATGGACGGATCGCTGTCCGACAGCGTGATAACGATCCGGCCGGATCTGATTCTGCGCCAAACAAGCCGCTGA
- a CDS encoding amino acid ABC transporter ATP-binding protein codes for MPEVIVENVHKSFGALEVLKGVSLRVGRGEVFALIGRSGSGKSTLLRCMNGLESINSGRIEIAGHALGGDAKALRSLRTDVGIVFQSYNLFPHLTVGENIMLAPRIVKDVAKAQTREIAREVLQLVGLSEKFDAYPDQLSGGQQQRVAIARSLAMRPKVMLFDEVTSALDPELTEEVLTVMEKLAGDGMTMILVTHEMGFARRVATQTIFMHKGTIWEKGASKELFANPQTPELRQFVKSDVK; via the coding sequence ATGCCGGAAGTAATCGTTGAAAATGTTCACAAGAGTTTTGGTGCGCTCGAGGTCCTCAAGGGCGTATCGCTCCGCGTCGGGCGCGGAGAGGTCTTTGCACTGATCGGCCGGTCCGGTTCTGGTAAGAGCACGCTGCTACGCTGCATGAACGGCTTGGAAAGCATCAACTCCGGTCGCATCGAGATCGCCGGCCATGCACTTGGGGGAGACGCAAAGGCATTGCGAAGCCTGCGCACCGATGTCGGCATCGTCTTCCAAAGCTACAACCTCTTTCCCCATCTGACGGTGGGCGAGAACATCATGTTGGCGCCCCGCATTGTCAAAGACGTCGCGAAGGCGCAGACACGGGAGATCGCCCGCGAGGTCCTCCAGCTCGTGGGCCTTTCGGAAAAATTCGATGCCTATCCGGATCAGCTGTCTGGCGGCCAGCAGCAGCGTGTGGCGATTGCCCGTTCCCTTGCAATGCGTCCGAAGGTGATGCTCTTCGACGAAGTCACCTCTGCGCTCGATCCGGAACTGACCGAGGAAGTGCTGACGGTCATGGAAAAACTGGCCGGCGATGGAATGACCATGATACTCGTCACGCATGAGATGGGTTTTGCACGGCGGGTGGCTACCCAGACGATCTTCATGCACAAGGGTACAATCTGGGAAAAGGGAGCATCCAAGGAGCTGTTTGCTAATCCACAGACGCCCGAATTGCGACAGTTTGTGAAATCGGACGTCAAGTAG
- a CDS encoding amino acid ABC transporter permease: MTLRTFGFDEFGFLLQALQWTILLTVIALVGGGLLGFALALARTSPVKAVRFAAGSYIQVIQGIPVLMILFLSYYGLSLAGLELPPLFAAGASMTIYASGYLSEIWRGCIQAVPKQQWEASESLAMTRFQQYRYIILPQAVRISLPPTVGFAVQVVKNTSIASIIGFVELARAGQLVNNTTFQPFRVFIAVAALYFVVCYPLSQLSRWLERRLHAGSNR, from the coding sequence ATGACACTGAGAACGTTTGGTTTCGATGAATTCGGCTTCTTGCTGCAAGCACTGCAGTGGACCATTCTCCTGACGGTCATCGCGCTTGTCGGCGGAGGTCTGCTCGGCTTTGCCCTGGCGCTTGCCCGAACCTCACCCGTCAAGGCCGTGCGCTTTGCCGCAGGTTCCTATATTCAGGTTATCCAGGGCATTCCGGTGCTCATGATCCTGTTTTTGTCCTACTATGGCCTCAGCCTTGCCGGCCTTGAGCTGCCGCCGCTCTTTGCCGCCGGCGCATCGATGACGATCTACGCGTCAGGGTATCTCTCGGAAATCTGGCGTGGCTGCATCCAGGCGGTGCCGAAGCAGCAATGGGAAGCGTCCGAATCGCTTGCCATGACGCGGTTTCAACAATACCGCTACATCATCCTGCCGCAGGCAGTGCGAATTTCGCTGCCGCCAACCGTCGGCTTTGCGGTGCAGGTGGTCAAGAATACGTCGATCGCGTCGATCATCGGCTTCGTCGAACTCGCCCGCGCAGGCCAGCTTGTCAATAACACGACATTCCAGCCCTTCCGCGTCTTCATCGCAGTGGCCGCTCTGTATTTCGTGGTCTGCTACCCATTGTCCCAGCTGTCGCGTTGGCTGGAAAGGAGGCTTCATGCCGGAAGTAATCGTTGA
- a CDS encoding amino acid ABC transporter permease, with translation MSYTFQFGVLAQYQGEILSGIWLTVKLSILSIVLGSVAGVTLASLRSIKGGAVRYLVDAYVEVIRNTPFLVQLFIVYFGLPGLGIRVGADTAALIGMTINLAAYSTEIIRAGIEAVHKSQIEAGEALGFSRFQIYRHVILVPALAKVYPALCSQFVLMMLASSICSAISTHELAASAAFVESQTYRSFEVYIVVTLVYLALALALRAALAFIGMWLFGRRVARRTMTALPEVPA, from the coding sequence ATGTCCTACACATTCCAATTCGGCGTACTGGCCCAGTATCAGGGCGAAATCCTGAGCGGTATCTGGCTGACGGTCAAGCTGTCGATCCTGTCGATCGTTCTCGGTTCGGTCGCTGGTGTCACGCTTGCATCCTTGCGCTCCATAAAGGGCGGTGCCGTGCGCTATCTCGTCGATGCTTACGTCGAGGTGATCCGCAACACGCCCTTCCTGGTCCAGCTCTTCATCGTCTATTTTGGCCTGCCTGGGCTTGGTATTCGCGTGGGTGCCGACACGGCGGCGCTGATCGGCATGACCATCAATCTTGCCGCCTATTCAACCGAAATCATCCGTGCGGGCATCGAAGCCGTGCACAAGTCCCAGATTGAAGCGGGCGAGGCGCTTGGCTTCTCGCGTTTCCAGATCTATCGCCACGTCATTCTGGTGCCGGCGCTCGCCAAGGTCTATCCGGCCTTGTGCAGCCAGTTCGTGTTGATGATGCTGGCCTCCAGCATCTGCTCGGCGATTTCGACCCATGAGCTTGCCGCCTCGGCCGCTTTCGTCGAATCGCAGACCTACCGGTCGTTCGAAGTCTACATTGTCGTCACACTTGTCTATCTGGCGCTGGCGCTGGCGCTGCGCGCAGCACTGGCATTCATCGGTATGTGGCTCTTTGGCAGGCGGGTTGCACGGCGCACGATGACGGCCCTGCCGGAGGTGCCGGCATGA
- a CDS encoding transporter substrate-binding domain-containing protein — translation MNVFNSMRAVVTAATLAISSLAMTAEAGAVTLNDIISRGTVRIGVLTGAPPMGMVDEKGNPTGYDVDVANLIAGYLSLPVELVPLTPPARIPALQTGKVDFLVATLAPTGERAKTVMFTQPYSAFNMDIISGPDQKFASLADLQGKRVAVNRGSSQETALRKAAVPGMEIVVFEDDSTSAQALIAGQADAVALPSTVGEAIIKQRPDAGLQVGFTFFQQGNSMATKIDDFELRQWLNTSIYLMKISGDLDKIATKWTGRPMPTLPSF, via the coding sequence ATGAATGTTTTTAACTCTATGCGCGCGGTTGTAACGGCAGCCACACTCGCCATCTCGTCCTTGGCGATGACGGCCGAAGCCGGGGCGGTCACGCTCAATGACATCATATCACGCGGCACGGTCCGGATCGGGGTCCTGACCGGTGCGCCGCCTATGGGGATGGTGGATGAAAAAGGCAATCCGACCGGCTACGACGTTGACGTCGCCAACTTGATTGCGGGATATCTCTCGCTGCCTGTCGAACTCGTCCCACTGACGCCGCCGGCACGTATTCCGGCGCTCCAGACCGGAAAGGTCGACTTCCTCGTTGCGACGCTGGCCCCGACGGGTGAGCGTGCCAAGACCGTGATGTTTACGCAGCCTTACAGCGCCTTTAACATGGATATCATATCCGGGCCCGACCAGAAGTTCGCGAGCCTTGCCGATCTCCAGGGCAAGCGCGTCGCGGTCAATCGCGGTTCGTCACAGGAGACCGCACTTCGCAAGGCAGCGGTTCCCGGGATGGAGATCGTGGTTTTCGAAGACGACTCCACTAGTGCGCAGGCGCTGATCGCCGGTCAGGCCGATGCGGTCGCACTGCCGTCGACCGTGGGAGAAGCGATCATCAAGCAGCGCCCTGACGCTGGCCTCCAGGTCGGTTTCACCTTCTTCCAGCAAGGCAACTCGATGGCGACGAAGATCGACGATTTCGAGCTGCGTCAATGGCTGAATACGTCGATCTATCTGATGAAGATCTCCGGCGATCTCGACAAGATCGCGACGAAATGGACGGGCCGTCCGATGCCGACCCTTCCGTCCTTCTGA
- a CDS encoding LacI family DNA-binding transcriptional regulator, which yields MAKDRTQIVTLLDVAAKAGVSSMTVSKVMRGVGNISKGTQQRVRCAADELGYLPNNIAGSLSSRKSRMVAVIIPSISDIVFSEVLSGVNAILGPNGLHTFIGESHFDPGIEENLVREMLSFRPAGLLLNGGMARSAVCHRLLERRTCPAIQLWDCESDDLDFSAGPSHKEAGQLVAAHFLERGLRRVAYVGAELEKDLCARWRYGALRSMLASANIELVSMVCENRPRQAETGRVLTQELIRHHPEIQAIHFLNDAMALGGLSYLHEASIPVPEQISVVGFNGTSIANTVRTRLTTVDTPRAEIGKMAAQSLLNILANVHVDRSWRAEIQLIQGNTTTKR from the coding sequence GTGGCAAAGGATAGGACACAGATCGTCACGCTGCTTGATGTGGCTGCGAAGGCAGGCGTGAGCAGCATGACGGTCTCAAAGGTGATGCGAGGCGTCGGCAACATTTCGAAGGGGACGCAACAAAGAGTGAGATGTGCTGCAGATGAGCTTGGTTATCTGCCGAACAACATTGCTGGATCATTGAGCTCGCGCAAGAGCCGGATGGTGGCAGTGATCATCCCCTCGATCAGCGACATCGTCTTTTCCGAAGTGCTGAGCGGAGTAAACGCCATCCTCGGTCCCAACGGGCTTCATACGTTCATCGGAGAATCCCATTTCGATCCCGGCATCGAGGAAAACCTGGTCCGCGAGATGCTGTCTTTTCGTCCGGCAGGGCTTTTGCTAAACGGCGGCATGGCACGAAGCGCCGTTTGCCACAGATTGCTGGAAAGGCGCACCTGCCCGGCCATTCAATTATGGGATTGCGAAAGTGATGATCTCGATTTCAGCGCAGGCCCTTCGCACAAAGAGGCAGGGCAACTCGTTGCTGCACATTTCCTGGAGCGCGGCCTCAGGCGCGTTGCCTATGTCGGAGCCGAACTGGAGAAGGATCTCTGCGCCCGCTGGCGCTACGGCGCCTTGCGCTCGATGCTTGCGAGCGCCAACATCGAGCTGGTCAGCATGGTTTGCGAGAATCGGCCAAGACAGGCCGAGACAGGACGCGTCCTCACCCAGGAATTGATCCGTCACCATCCCGAGATCCAGGCTATTCACTTCCTGAACGATGCTATGGCCCTTGGTGGCCTGTCCTATCTACACGAGGCGAGTATACCAGTTCCAGAGCAGATCTCCGTGGTGGGATTTAACGGCACGTCCATCGCCAACACCGTCCGAACCCGACTTACAACCGTTGACACACCTCGCGCCGAGATCGGAAAGATGGCGGCTCAATCGCTATTGAATATACTTGCCAACGTGCACGTGGACAGATCGTGGCGCGCTGAGATCCAGCTCATCCAGGGCAACACGACGACCAAACGATAA
- a CDS encoding substrate-binding domain-containing protein: MKRRTLIQSSVAALALMLAGPALADAMSDAKAVVEKYATRVTTWDGPKTGPKAQEGKTIVVLAGDLKNGGILGVTTGIEEAAAAIGWQVKVLDGAGSIGGRTAAFGQAMALKPAGIIINGFDAVEQAPALEQAKSAGVPLVAWHAGPVIGPDEKTGLFANVSTDAMEVSKSAADWAYADAKGKPGVVIFTDSTYAIAIAKADKMKEEIERLGGKVLEYVDTPIAETSQRMPQLTTSLLQKHGDQWTHSLAINDLYFDFMGPSLAAAGKGGTDAPINVAAGDGSESAYQRIRAGQFQKVTVAEPLNLQGWQLVDELNRAFAGQQWSGYLSPLHVVTADNVEFDGGPKNSFDPENGYRDEYKKLWGKM; the protein is encoded by the coding sequence ATGAAACGCAGAACGCTTATCCAGAGTTCCGTCGCCGCACTGGCCCTGATGCTCGCAGGGCCGGCACTGGCGGATGCCATGTCCGACGCCAAGGCGGTGGTGGAAAAATATGCGACCCGAGTCACCACCTGGGACGGACCGAAAACAGGACCCAAGGCGCAGGAGGGAAAGACGATCGTCGTCCTCGCCGGCGATCTGAAGAACGGCGGCATCTTGGGCGTGACCACCGGCATCGAGGAGGCCGCAGCCGCCATCGGTTGGCAGGTCAAGGTTCTCGACGGTGCGGGCTCGATCGGCGGCCGCACCGCAGCCTTCGGCCAGGCCATGGCGCTGAAACCCGCCGGGATCATCATCAACGGCTTCGACGCCGTCGAGCAGGCGCCGGCTCTCGAGCAGGCAAAGTCTGCGGGAGTACCCCTTGTCGCCTGGCATGCCGGCCCGGTCATCGGTCCTGACGAAAAGACCGGCCTTTTCGCCAACGTCAGCACCGACGCGATGGAAGTTTCAAAGTCGGCCGCAGACTGGGCCTATGCAGATGCGAAGGGTAAGCCAGGCGTCGTGATCTTCACCGACTCGACCTATGCGATCGCCATCGCAAAGGCCGACAAGATGAAAGAGGAAATCGAAAGACTGGGCGGCAAGGTTCTTGAATATGTCGACACCCCCATTGCCGAAACTTCCCAGCGCATGCCGCAACTGACGACATCGTTGCTGCAGAAACACGGCGACCAGTGGACCCATTCGCTTGCCATCAACGATCTGTATTTCGACTTCATGGGCCCGTCTCTGGCAGCTGCCGGCAAGGGCGGTACAGACGCGCCAATCAATGTCGCTGCCGGTGACGGCTCGGAATCGGCATACCAGCGCATCCGCGCCGGCCAGTTCCAGAAAGTTACGGTCGCCGAGCCCCTCAACCTGCAGGGCTGGCAGCTGGTCGACGAGCTGAACCGCGCCTTTGCCGGTCAACAGTGGTCTGGCTATCTCTCGCCGCTCCACGTCGTCACCGCCGACAATGTCGAATTCGACGGCGGCCCCAAGAATTCGTTCGATCCGGAAAATGGTTATCGAGACGAGTATAAAAAGCTCTGGGGCAAGATGTAA
- a CDS encoding ABC transporter permease, with translation MQSIESTALEPTRAELSGLSYAQRLLRFLPVYGLVILTVVLIVLFSLLLPQTFPTVLNLRSIISDKAIIALLSLAAMIPMAAGRIDLTVGYGIVLWHILAISLQTVFGVPWPVAVVIVLALGAITGFLNGLLVEVARIDSFIATLGTGTVLYALALWHTGGRQIVGVLPEGFYSLNGTMVFGLPITGFYVLLLAVALWLVLEYLPIGRYVYAIGANPKAAALNGIPVRRFVIGAFVSSGTLAALAGVLLASKLRIGQASVGLEYLLPALVGAFLGSTTIKPGRVNVWGTMTGVTILAVGISGIQQFGGSFFVEPLFNGLTLLVAIGIAGYAQRKRGAVGKMGATSLASQNSTSRSAHNLQREEEP, from the coding sequence ATGCAGTCGATCGAATCCACCGCCCTTGAGCCGACCCGAGCCGAACTTTCAGGGCTGAGCTATGCGCAAAGGCTCCTGCGCTTCCTGCCGGTTTACGGCCTGGTCATCCTTACCGTTGTGCTGATCGTGCTGTTTTCGCTTCTCCTGCCGCAGACCTTTCCGACGGTTCTCAATCTTCGCTCGATCATCTCCGACAAGGCGATCATCGCTCTCCTGTCGCTGGCGGCCATGATACCGATGGCTGCCGGCCGCATCGATCTTACGGTCGGCTACGGCATCGTGCTGTGGCACATTCTAGCGATCAGCCTGCAAACCGTGTTCGGTGTACCTTGGCCGGTCGCAGTCGTCATCGTGCTTGCGCTCGGCGCCATCACAGGCTTTCTCAATGGCCTTCTGGTGGAGGTCGCGCGCATCGACTCGTTCATCGCGACGCTCGGCACCGGCACGGTCCTCTACGCGCTGGCACTCTGGCACACCGGCGGGCGCCAGATCGTCGGCGTCTTACCGGAGGGTTTTTACTCACTGAACGGCACCATGGTATTCGGCCTGCCGATCACCGGCTTTTATGTGCTGCTTCTTGCCGTAGCTCTCTGGCTTGTTCTCGAATATCTGCCGATTGGCCGCTATGTCTATGCGATCGGCGCCAATCCGAAGGCGGCAGCCCTGAACGGCATCCCGGTCCGTCGCTTTGTCATCGGCGCGTTTGTCTCTTCGGGTACCCTTGCTGCGCTTGCAGGCGTCCTGCTCGCCTCGAAGCTGCGCATCGGCCAGGCCAGTGTTGGCCTCGAATACCTTCTGCCGGCGCTCGTCGGTGCCTTTCTCGGCTCAACGACGATCAAGCCTGGACGCGTCAATGTCTGGGGCACGATGACCGGTGTCACTATTCTTGCCGTCGGTATTTCAGGCATTCAGCAATTCGGTGGTTCATTCTTCGTCGAACCACTCTTCAACGGCCTCACCCTGCTCGTGGCCATCGGCATCGCCGGTTATGCGCAGAGGAAACGGGGTGCAGTCGGAAAAATGGGAGCCACAAGTCTGGCATCTCAAAATTCAACATCGCGGTCGGCACACAATCTTCAAAGGGAGGAAGAACCATGA
- a CDS encoding sugar ABC transporter ATP-binding protein, with the protein MSSEKLLEFRSITKEFGGTCALSQVSLDLYPGEILALLGENGAGKSTLIKTLAGIYKPDGGDIQFRGEPYVHRPPRPNERQPLAFIHQDLGLIEWMTVGENVGLAQGFSMRSRLIDWRRTEERAREALNLVGCDFDPSKRVQDLTRTEKSLVAIARALAVEADVLVLDEPTASLPADEVERLFHAIRPLKARGVAMIYVSHRLDEIFRIADRVAVLRDGRLVGQKPVAQTTPDELIEMIVGRKADQLFTKSASHAGETIVSIRDLACRSAGPVSFDIRKGELLGLVGLRGAGQELIGRALFGCEAFSGAVNVGGAAPDLSSPVAAMKSGMGLIARDRTEESIAMSLSIRENTFLNPAASGRRLLSFLSPLKEAHLASTIGESVGLRPNDQSLPIEALSGGNQQKVVVGRWLATGRKLLIAEDPTAGVDVGAKADIYRLIARALEAGLAVVVVSTDFEEIAHICHRALVFSRGRIVRELQGADLTTAAVIAAASASEAA; encoded by the coding sequence ATGTCGAGCGAAAAACTGCTGGAGTTTCGCTCCATCACTAAGGAGTTCGGCGGCACCTGCGCCTTGTCGCAAGTATCGCTGGATTTGTATCCCGGGGAAATCCTGGCGCTTCTTGGAGAAAATGGCGCCGGCAAATCGACGCTCATCAAGACCCTGGCCGGCATCTACAAACCTGATGGCGGCGATATCCAGTTCCGTGGCGAGCCCTATGTCCACCGGCCGCCAAGGCCCAACGAACGTCAGCCTCTCGCCTTTATCCACCAGGACCTTGGCCTGATCGAATGGATGACCGTCGGTGAAAATGTCGGATTGGCGCAGGGTTTTTCCATGCGTTCGCGCCTGATCGACTGGCGGCGTACGGAGGAGCGGGCCAGGGAGGCGCTGAATCTTGTCGGCTGCGATTTTGATCCGTCAAAGCGTGTCCAGGATCTCACCCGCACGGAAAAGTCGCTTGTGGCGATTGCCCGCGCGCTCGCCGTGGAAGCGGACGTGCTTGTTCTCGACGAGCCGACCGCCAGCCTTCCGGCCGACGAGGTCGAGCGCCTTTTCCATGCTATCCGTCCGCTGAAAGCGCGCGGAGTGGCAATGATCTACGTGTCGCATCGGCTCGATGAGATTTTCCGCATTGCCGACCGGGTCGCAGTCTTGCGCGACGGGCGCCTGGTTGGCCAGAAGCCGGTGGCACAGACGACGCCGGACGAGTTGATCGAAATGATCGTCGGCCGAAAGGCGGACCAGCTCTTCACCAAATCGGCAAGTCATGCGGGCGAGACGATCGTCAGTATTCGCGATCTTGCCTGCCGCAGTGCCGGACCTGTCTCCTTTGATATCCGCAAGGGAGAGCTGCTTGGGTTGGTTGGCTTGCGCGGGGCCGGTCAGGAACTGATCGGTCGGGCCCTTTTTGGCTGCGAGGCTTTTTCCGGCGCTGTCAATGTTGGTGGGGCGGCACCGGACCTTTCGAGCCCGGTCGCGGCAATGAAGTCCGGCATGGGCCTGATTGCGCGCGACCGCACGGAAGAATCCATTGCCATGTCGCTGTCAATCCGGGAAAACACTTTCCTCAATCCGGCAGCGTCCGGACGAAGGCTGCTTTCTTTCCTGTCGCCGCTGAAAGAAGCGCACCTGGCGAGCACCATCGGCGAGAGTGTCGGGTTGCGGCCGAACGACCAGAGCTTGCCGATCGAGGCGCTATCGGGAGGCAACCAGCAGAAGGTGGTTGTCGGCCGCTGGCTAGCAACTGGCCGCAAGCTTCTGATCGCAGAGGATCCGACCGCAGGCGTCGATGTCGGCGCCAAGGCCGACATCTATCGGCTTATCGCCCGTGCACTCGAGGCGGGTCTGGCGGTCGTCGTGGTGTCGACGGATTTCGAGGAAATCGCACATATTTGCCATCGTGCCTTGGTGTTTTCACGCGGACGGATCGTACGTGAACTGCAAGGTGCGGATTTAACCACAGCGGCGGTGATCGCTGCCGCGTCGGCTTCAGAGGCCGCTTGA
- a CDS encoding sensor domain-containing diguanylate cyclase, whose product MIETFEQFLRLTHATSALIAVYDADDRLRYANDAFRSVYFIDADETPLWPDLMRRNFELGRGTVIRVADFDEWLRSTQSRRGKIGFRAFETDLVDGRWLWMTEAVQKNGWMLCIASDITSLRADERSVRQDRDLAIKASQTDELTGVANRRFVMARIEDMLACAQDGDAGCLAVFDIDNFKYINDRLGHHIGDVVLRDFAHRIHQIVRRTDCFGRVGGEEFLLVMPRTILADAIVIIERMLSIIRTCRPLIELPDFSYTFSAGIAASQAMDTVSDLYRRADEALYAAKLNGRDRACAA is encoded by the coding sequence ATGATAGAGACTTTCGAGCAGTTTTTGCGCCTGACGCACGCCACTTCCGCCCTGATTGCCGTCTATGACGCTGATGATCGCCTGCGATATGCCAATGATGCCTTCCGCTCAGTTTACTTCATCGATGCCGACGAGACGCCGCTGTGGCCCGATCTGATGCGTCGCAATTTCGAACTCGGACGTGGCACGGTCATCCGCGTCGCCGATTTCGATGAATGGCTGCGATCGACACAATCGCGTCGCGGAAAAATTGGATTTCGCGCCTTCGAGACGGATTTGGTCGACGGCCGGTGGCTGTGGATGACTGAGGCGGTTCAAAAGAATGGCTGGATGCTGTGCATCGCCAGCGACATTACGAGCTTACGGGCAGACGAGCGAAGCGTCCGGCAGGATCGCGATCTTGCCATTAAGGCATCGCAAACCGACGAACTGACAGGCGTTGCCAATCGACGCTTCGTCATGGCGCGGATTGAGGATATGCTAGCATGCGCGCAAGATGGCGATGCCGGGTGCCTGGCCGTCTTCGACATCGATAATTTCAAGTATATCAACGACCGCCTGGGCCATCATATCGGCGACGTTGTTCTGCGGGACTTCGCCCACCGCATTCACCAGATCGTCCGACGCACCGATTGTTTCGGACGCGTTGGCGGGGAAGAGTTCCTCCTGGTGATGCCGCGTACCATCCTTGCGGACGCCATCGTTATCATCGAACGCATGCTCTCGATTATCCGAACTTGCCGGCCACTCATAGAACTTCCCGATTTCAGCTATACCTTCTCGGCAGGCATTGCTGCTTCTCAGGCAATGGATACCGTTTCGGATCTCTATCGCAGAGCCGACGAGGCTCTTTACGCCGCAAAACTCAATGGCCGCGACAGGGCGTGCGCGGCCTGA